The window CGTTCGGCCCGCGCCGGCCGCGCATGGCGTTCGGCATCGGCACAATCGGGCTGATGCTCGCGATCGGCCTCACCGGCAACTACGGGTTCTTCAACCTGCTGGCGTGCGCGGTCGCGCTGTGGTGTTTCGACGACGCCGCGATCCGCGCGCGGCTGCCGGCGCGCCTTCGCGCGCGCGCGCCCGACCCCGCGCACGCCGCGCCGCCGCCGCCGCGCCGATGGACGCGGCGGCTCGCGGTCGCGCTGGCGGTGCCGATCACGCTGATCGGCGCCGTGCGGTTCGCCAACCGGCTCGACCCGGCCGACCGCTTCGGCCGCCGGCTCGCCGACGTCGTCTACCCGTTTTTTTCGATCAACGACTACGGCCTGTTTCAGGACATGACCGAATCGCGCCCGGAGATCATCGTCGAGGGCAGCCGCGACGGCGCGAGCTGGCACGCCTACGAGTTCCGCTACAAACCCGGCGACCCGGCGCGCGCGCCGCGGTTCGCAGGCCTGCACATGCCCCGGCTCGACTGGCAGATGTGGTTCGCGGCGCTGCGCGGCTGTGCGCGCGCGCGCTGGTTCTCCGGGTTCATCCGCCGCCTGTTCGAAGCCCGCCCGGAAGTGCGCCGCCTGCTCGCCCACGACCCGTTCGGCGACGATCCGCCGCGCTACCTGCGCACGACCGTCTACGACTACACGTTCGCGCCGCCCGGCGAACCCGGGTGGTGGCGGCGCGCGCGACCGCGCCCGTACTGCCCGGTCTACGCGCGCGGCGCACCGTGACGCGGTCGCGTCACGACGCGAACCCGTAGCGCTCGGCGCGGCGAAGCGGCGGCAGCGCCTGCTTCGGCAACAGGATGGACCGCACCGCCCACAGCTCGTCGAACACGCGGTAGCGCGCGGTCGCGTCGAGGTAGTCGACGCCCGCCGACCCGCCGGTGCCCACGCGCCGGCCGATGATCCGCTCGACCATGCGGGCGTGGCGCGACCGGAACAGCACGAGTTGCTCCTCGAGGTCGACGATCGAGTCGATCAACAGCCGCGGCCAGGCGAGCAACGGCAACTCGCGGTACGACTCGATGAACAGCACGCCGGCGCGGATGCGCCGCGCGCGCGCGCGGTCCGGCGCCGGTACGTCCTGCGCCGTCAAGAACGCGCGCGCCTGATCGGCGCTGTGTCGCAGGCGGGTCCGGACCGCCTCCGGGTCGGCCCCCGGCACCGACGCGAACCGGTCGACCTTGTCGTCGTGATACCGCTCCATCGCGGCCAGGTAGTCGGCGAGGAATCGCTCGACGACCGCGTCGTCGCCGTCGTCGCCGGGCGACGATCCCTGCACGGGCGTGCGGTACAGCCACTCGCGCAGGGCGGCCTTGACCGTCGTCTCGTTTCGCGCCGCCTGAATGCGGCCCCACGCGAACGCGCCGGCCGGCGACGACTCCGCCAGCGCCGCGATGTAGTCGAGCACGGCCGTACCCGCGAGCCGCTCGCGTTGGTCGTCCTCGAGGCCGAGCAGGATTTCCAGCTCGCGCATCTGAAACGACTGAAAGCCGCTGGCCGGCACCAACTTGTCGCGGAACGCGAGGAAGTCCTGCGGCGTGAGCGTCTCCATCACGCCGAACTGATCGATCGCCATCCGCGCGATCGCACTGACGCGGCCGAGGTGGTGGACGACGTGCGGCACCTGCTCCTCGGGGACGCTCGGCTTCGCGAGGTGGTCGCGCGCGAGGCGCAACTCGCTGAGCATGAGCTTGAACCACAGCTCGTACACCTGATGGACGACGATGAAGTGCAACTCGTCGGTGACGAGCCGCGACTCGTCGCCCTCCACGCCCCCCTGCAGCGCGAGCAACTGGTCGAGCTTGAGGTAGTCCCAGTAGGTCGGTCCCGCCATCGGCGGCGAACCTACTACAATCGCAGTCATGCCGTGGCACGAATACGTCGGCTACGTCGGCTCGTTCCTGATGCTGCAGACGTTTTGGATGAAGACGATGATCCCGCTGCGGATCGCGGGGATCACCGCCAACGCGGCGATGATCGCGTACGCGGCCAGCGCCGGTCTGTACCCGATGCTCGCGATGCAGGTGCTCATGCTGCCGGTCAACGTGTGGCGGCTCGCGCAGATGCGCGCGCTGGTCGTGCGCGCCGCGCAGGCCGCCGGCGGCTCCTTTCAGCCGAGCGCGCTGCTGCCGTTCATGCGCAAGGAGCGCCACGCCGACGGCGACGTGTTGTTTCGCGCCGGCGAGCCGTCGGACCGCATGTTCCTGATCGAGTCCGGCGGCGTCCGGCTCGACGAGCTGGGCCATCGGCTCGGCCCCGGCGACGTGCTCGGCGAGATCGGCGTCGTGTCGCCCGACAACCGGCGCACGGCGACGGCGGTGTGCGAGGGGCAGACGGTGGTCTATTCGCTCACGACCGACGGCGTCCGCCAGCTGTTCTTCCAACACCCCGACTTCGGCTTCTTCTTGATCCGGCTGGTGACCGAGCGGCTGCTGCGCAACCTCGACGCGCGCGCCGGCGCGCCCGGCGCGGTGTGAGCGCCCCGCAGGAGGCTGTAGCGCGTAGCCGCTGGCTGCGGTCGCGATCTGCGGGCGATCTTCGGCGTACGTCCTCCCGCCCTTCGGTCCCGTATGTGAGTACGCGCCCTCGCGCGCTGCGGGCGTGCGCCGAACCTCGCCTCGCATCTCGCAACCTCGCTGGCACGCCGATACCCTCAGCCCGCTAGCGCGCGAACCACGCGATCGCCACCGCCGCGGCCATGAGCGCGAACGCGTGCCATAGCGCCCGGTGGGTCGGCGCTGCCAGCTCCCGTTCCAGCCGCGGCGCGAAGGCGAGCCGCCGCGGGCGGGTCGGGATCAGCGCGGAGGGAAGCCGGCGCATCGCGATCGGATCTACGAGCAAGCCGCGTGCCGGGCAACTTTCCCGCCAAGTCCGCGCCGCGGCGACGCCGGCAGCCGGCGCCGTGGTGGCCGCAGGCCCCGCCCGGCCCGGCGACGCCCCATCGCCGGCGCGTGCGGAAGCCCGGGCCGTCCCGCACGCGCCGTCCCGGCGACGCCCCGGCGCCGCCCCGCACGCGCCGTCCCGGCGCCGCCCCGCACGCGCCGCCCCGGCGCCGGCGGCCGCACGCGCCGTCCCGCACCCGCCGTCCCGCACGCGCCGTCCCGGCGCCGGCGTCCCGCACGCGCCGTCCCGCACGCGCCGCCCCGGCGCCGCGAACGCGCGCGGTCGCGACTCGCCCGTCGCGCCGCCGCGCGTCCGTCGCCGGCCTACGCCGGCCGCGGGCCCTCGCGATCGACCGCCATGCCCATCGCGTGGTAGCCCTTGTCCACGTAGACCGTCGCGCCCGTGATCGCGCCGGCCAGCGGGCTGCACAAGAACGCCGCCGTGTGACCGACATCGGCGCCGGTGATCGGCTCGGGCAGCGGCGCGTTGCGCGACGTATAGTCGATCATCTCCTGGATGAAGCCGATCGCCGACGCCGCCCGCGACGCGTACGGTCCCGCCGAGATCACGTTGATGCGATGCCCCCACTTGCGGCCGGCCTCGTATGCGAGCGTGCGCGTGTCGGACTCGAGAGCCGCCTTGGCGGACGACATGCCGCCGCCGTAACCGGGAATCGCCCGCTCGGACGCCATGTACGTGAGCGCCAGGAACGCGCCGGGCGGCCGCACCAGCGGGCCGAACCGCTGAACCATCGACACGAACGAGTACGCGCTCGCACCGACCGCCGCGAGGTAGCCCGCGCGCGAGGTCTCGAGCAGCGGCTTTTTGACCTCCGGACCGTTGGCGAGCGAGTGGACGACGATGTCGAACGGCTGGTCGGTGCCGAAGTCGGCGCGCGCGCGGTCGGCCACCCCCTGAATGCTCGGGTCGTCGTGATCGCGGTAGCGCTTGGACTCGCGCACGTCGGCCGGAATCTGATCGAGCGTGTCGTACTCGGCGTCGAGCGCGTAGATCCGCTCGAACTCGAGCATGCGGCCGTCCGACAGCCTGCGCGACGCATCGAGCTTGCCGCGCTCGAGCAGCGTCGTGAAGATCGTGTACGCGGGCGGCCACGTCCCGACGCAGATCGACGCGCCCGCCTCGGCCAACGCCTTGGCGATCGCGAACCCGAAACCGCCGTCGTCGGCGACGCCGGCGACGAACGCGCGCTTGCCGTTCAGATCGATACCGAGCAT of the Deltaproteobacteria bacterium genome contains:
- a CDS encoding enoyl-[acyl-carrier-protein] reductase translates to MLGIDLNGKRAFVAGVADDGGFGFAIAKALAEAGASICVGTWPPAYTIFTTLLERGKLDASRRLSDGRMLEFERIYALDAEYDTLDQIPADVRESKRYRDHDDPSIQGVADRARADFGTDQPFDIVVHSLANGPEVKKPLLETSRAGYLAAVGASAYSFVSMVQRFGPLVRPPGAFLALTYMASERAIPGYGGGMSSAKAALESDTRTLAYEAGRKWGHRINVISAGPYASRAASAIGFIQEMIDYTSRNAPLPEPITGADVGHTAAFLCSPLAGAITGATVYVDKGYHAMGMAVDREGPRPA
- a CDS encoding cyclic nucleotide-binding domain-containing protein: MPWHEYVGYVGSFLMLQTFWMKTMIPLRIAGITANAAMIAYAASAGLYPMLAMQVLMLPVNVWRLAQMRALVVRAAQAAGGSFQPSALLPFMRKERHADGDVLFRAGEPSDRMFLIESGGVRLDELGHRLGPGDVLGEIGVVSPDNRRTATAVCEGQTVVYSLTTDGVRQLFFQHPDFGFFLIRLVTERLLRNLDARAGAPGAV
- a CDS encoding tryptophan 2,3-dioxygenase, producing the protein MAGPTYWDYLKLDQLLALQGGVEGDESRLVTDELHFIVVHQVYELWFKLMLSELRLARDHLAKPSVPEEQVPHVVHHLGRVSAIARMAIDQFGVMETLTPQDFLAFRDKLVPASGFQSFQMRELEILLGLEDDQRERLAGTAVLDYIAALAESSPAGAFAWGRIQAARNETTVKAALREWLYRTPVQGSSPGDDGDDAVVERFLADYLAAMERYHDDKVDRFASVPGADPEAVRTRLRHSADQARAFLTAQDVPAPDRARARRIRAGVLFIESYRELPLLAWPRLLIDSIVDLEEQLVLFRSRHARMVERIIGRRVGTGGSAGVDYLDATARYRVFDELWAVRSILLPKQALPPLRRAERYGFAS